The Pirellulales bacterium sequence CGACGGCGCCCGCTTTTCTTGCGCTGGTGCGAAAACGGTCGAAGATCATTTGCTCTCATTCGCTGGCGGCAAGTGTTGCAATTTTGGCGATCGCTGCTTCGCGCCCGCCAACGGGCGCTTGGCAGGCAAAGTTTTCGCAAATGAATAGCGTGGGTTCAGCGGCCAGCAGCGTTTTGCCGGCAAACAGCGGATTGAGGGCGGTGGAGTGAAATGTCGAGGTGGTCTGGGCTTTCGGCGACCGCAAAGCAACCACCTTGTTGGGAATGAACTGCCCATGCAATTCGCGCAGGACAGCGGCGGTGTCGGTCTGTACCAGGTTGCCCAGCAGCACGATTTCAAACGTCGGGCCCAAGAACATATCGAGCGCCAGCAACATTTGTCCGGCAGCGGTGGGAGCGCGCGCCAACAAACCGACCGCCGAGCGAATTGTTTTTTCCGCGGCCTCGAGATATTCCGCCCGGCCGGTCAATTTGCCCAGCCGCACCAAAACGGTGGCCGCCAAAGCATTGCCGCTGGGGACGGAGCTGTCTTGAACGTCCTTGTGCCGGGCAATCAGTTGTTCATGATCGTCGGCGGTGTAAAAAAATCCCCCCGCCGCGCTGTCGGCAAAATGCGCGAGCATGATTTCGACCAGCCGCACAGCTTGGTCAATGTATCGTTCGTCGAACGTCGCTTCGTACAAGCTAACCAGCGCATTGGCCAGGGCCGCGTAATCGTCCAGGTAAGCATCGTACTTGGCCTTGCCGTTGCGCCAGGTATGAAGCAAGCGGCCGTCAGGACGGCGCATGTCACGCAAAATAAAATCAACCGCTTTAGCAGCCGCCGCCACATAGCGCGGCTCATTCAATGCCGAACCAGCCCGCGCCAGGGCGTCAATCATCAACCCGTTCCACGCGACTAGCACTTTATCGTCTCGTCCCGGCCGCACACGGCGAATGCGCACGCCGAGCAATTTTGCCCGAGAGGCGGCTAAATCGACCTGCAACTCGGCCGGGTCGCGCTGCTTGATTTTGGCGCATGTCTCAATCGGCTTGGGCAGATTCAATATGCTATGCCCTTCGAAGTTGCCCGACTCGCTCACGTCGTACACATAGCAAAAAATCTCGGCGGCGTCGGCTCCCAACACGGCGGCAATTTCCTGCGGCGTCCAGACGTAAAACTTCCCTTCTTCTCCTTCACTGTCGGCATCTTCCGTGCTGTAAAATCCGCCTGCCGCGTCGGTCAAATCACGCAGCACGTAATCGCATGTCTCACGGGCCACCCGGGCGTACTCGGCATGGCCGGCGGCGAGAAAGCCCTCCACGTACGCAACGGTCAGCAGCGCGTTGTCGTACAACATTTTTTCGAAGTGCGGCACTAGCCAGCGCTCATCGACGGAATAACGATGAAACCCGCCTCCCAAATGATCGTAAATTCCGCCGGCCGCCATTTTGTCGAGCGTCGTCGTCACCATGTCGAGCAATCCCGTGCGGCGGTGCCGCTTCCACAACCGCAGCAGCACTTGCAAATCCATCGGGTGCGGAAATTTCGGCGCGCCGCCAAAGCCACCGTGGTGGAAATCGAAACTCCGCTCCAGCGCCGCGCCCGCCGCATCGATCAATTGGTGCGAAAGCTCTCCGGCAGCCGAAGGAAGCGCCGCCAATTGCGCAATGTGCCCGGTCAATTCGGCCGCCTGTTCGATGACTTGCTGCCGCCGCTCCTGCCAGGCGTTAGCCACGGCGAGCAACACCTGATCGAACCCCGGCATACCCATCCGCGACGTCGGCGGCCAATACGTGCCGCCGTAAAACGGTTGCAAGTCGGGCGTCAAAAATACCGACATCGGCCAACCACCGCGCCCCGTGAGCAGTTGCACGGCATTCATGTAAATGTGATCCAAATCGGGGCGCTCTTCCCGATCGACCTTGATGCACACGAAGTTGTCGTTCATCAGCCGCGCGATGGCCGGGTTCTCAAAACTTTCGTGCTCCATCACGTGGCACCAATGGCACGCGGAATAGCCGATGGAAAGAAATATCGGCTTCTGTTCCTGCTTGGCTCGCTCCAGCGATTCCGGTCCCCACGGATACCAATCGACCGGATTGTTTTGGTGCTGCAACAAGTACGGCGAAGTCTCGTGAGCCAGGCGATTCATGGAGGTATTTTCATGGCGCAGCGATGGCAGTTCGCGCCGCGGAAAATGGACGACGTGTTTGCACTTCGGCGCGACCAACGGTCGCGGCTTTATATGATACTTCTAATGAAACGCCTGCTCCGGTCCGGGGAATTTGCCGCTGCGCACATCGTCGCGGAAACGGGTCACGGCATCGGCAATGGTTGATTTCACGTCGGCGTAGGCTTTCACGAATTTCGGCACGTAGCCGCTGGTGATTCCGATTAAATCGTTGACGACCAGCACTTGGCCGTCGCAATTCACACCGGCGCCAATGCCGATGGTCGGAATCATTAGCGTCTTGGTAATTTTCGCGGCGATCTCGGCGGGAATGCATTCCAACACAGTCGCAAACGCCCCCGATTCCTGCGCCGCCCGGGCGTCGTTCATCAGCCTTGCTTCGTCGCGCTGCACTTTGTAACCGCCCAGCACATGCACGTTTTGCGGCCGCAAACCGACATGGGCCATGACCGGGATGCCGGCCGAAACCAAACCGCGAATCACGTCGGCCTGATCAGCGCCCCCTTCCAGCTTCACGGCCTGGCAGCGCGTTTCCTTGAGAATGCGCCCAGCGTTTTCAATCGCCTTGGGCACGCCCAGGTGATAACTAGGAAACGGCATGTCGACCACGATCAGGGCGTGCTGTACGGCGCGCCCGACCATTTCGGCATGATAAATCATTTCGTCCAGTGTCACGGGCAGGGTATTCGGATGGCCCTGTACAACCATCGACATGCTGTCGCCGACCAAAATGGCTTCGATCTCCGTGGCATCTAACAGCGCGGCCATGGTGTAATCGTAGGCCGTTAGGACGGTGATTTTTTTCCCCTCTGCTTTTAGCGCGGCGAATCGGGGAACCGTCATCCGGTGATGGTCGGGCTTGGTCATAACCGTTTGTTGCTTATGGTGTGGTGCGGATGGAATCGAGAAACCGCTAGACCAAATTCTTATCGACGCCGGGCCGCTTGGCAAATGGGGCCCGCAATTTCGCCGCAGAATTGGGCCGGACGATTGAAGAAGGCACCGTTAACGGCGGCGCGACACCCTAGAAGCAACGGGCCATTGATGTGCGATCACGCGGCCACATTTGGCTGCTGGGCGGAATAGGCAGGGCCTGGTGGCCATCTTCCTGTCGCTCAGCAATGTAACGGCGGATGTATTCGTGCAGGGCGGGCTTGTCGCTGTTCCAGCGCCATGCGCCGTAGCGGTCGGAGGCCAAGTCCACGGTCGGATCGAACTGGAATTCCGCAAATTCTTTGTACCGCTGGCGATGCTTACGCCGTCCCATGTCGCCGTGCCACAAATGGGCAATTGTGCCCGGCACGCAACCCCAACGACCGCGAACCGCGCCGTAAAAACCCTCCGCCCACTGGTAATAATGCTGGCTCATCGCCGTGTGAAAGCCGAACGCGGCAGCAGCTTCGCGGTAATGGCCGTGGGCGGCAAAAAAATGGACGCGCGTGCCACCCCCCACGACCCAAGTGTCGTAAAAACCGCGCTGGGTAAATAATTCTCGGCGAAACGCCCACGCCATTCCGTAAGTGACCGGCGGCGGTTGATCAGAATTCATCCACGCCGGATTGCACAACGATAGCGGCGGGTGCCCTTGCTGCCGGAGCCAACTGAATCCCGCGTGCACTTTGCCCCGCCGCGCGGCAAATTCAAAGTTGGCGCAATCTGCGGGGGCCAAATAGGCAGCATGAGAATAAAGTTGCAATAGTGGATAGCGTTGCAGTGCCCGACGCGCTTTCCGCCAAATGACGGCATCGCAGAAGACAATGTCACAATCCAAATTGGCAATCAGCTCCGTTTGCGGCGGAACGTAACGCAACGCCACATTCAACAAACGCTCCTTTTGCCACATCACGTCCCGACCGGGAATTTGGATCAAAATTTCGGCATCGTCGGGCTGCAAATCGTATTGTCCGTCGTAGCCCAATTCCACGGTGACCAGAGGAATACGCAAGTGCTGC is a genomic window containing:
- a CDS encoding thioredoxin domain-containing protein, translating into MNRLAHETSPYLLQHQNNPVDWYPWGPESLERAKQEQKPIFLSIGYSACHWCHVMEHESFENPAIARLMNDNFVCIKVDREERPDLDHIYMNAVQLLTGRGGWPMSVFLTPDLQPFYGGTYWPPTSRMGMPGFDQVLLAVANAWQERRQQVIEQAAELTGHIAQLAALPSAAGELSHQLIDAAGAALERSFDFHHGGFGGAPKFPHPMDLQVLLRLWKRHRRTGLLDMVTTTLDKMAAGGIYDHLGGGFHRYSVDERWLVPHFEKMLYDNALLTVAYVEGFLAAGHAEYARVARETCDYVLRDLTDAAGGFYSTEDADSEGEEGKFYVWTPQEIAAVLGADAAEIFCYVYDVSESGNFEGHSILNLPKPIETCAKIKQRDPAELQVDLAASRAKLLGVRIRRVRPGRDDKVLVAWNGLMIDALARAGSALNEPRYVAAAAKAVDFILRDMRRPDGRLLHTWRNGKAKYDAYLDDYAALANALVSLYEATFDERYIDQAVRLVEIMLAHFADSAAGGFFYTADDHEQLIARHKDVQDSSVPSGNALAATVLVRLGKLTGRAEYLEAAEKTIRSAVGLLARAPTAAGQMLLALDMFLGPTFEIVLLGNLVQTDTAAVLRELHGQFIPNKVVALRSPKAQTTSTFHSTALNPLFAGKTLLAAEPTLFICENFACQAPVGGREAAIAKIATLAASE
- the panB gene encoding 3-methyl-2-oxobutanoate hydroxymethyltransferase produces the protein MTKPDHHRMTVPRFAALKAEGKKITVLTAYDYTMAALLDATEIEAILVGDSMSMVVQGHPNTLPVTLDEMIYHAEMVGRAVQHALIVVDMPFPSYHLGVPKAIENAGRILKETRCQAVKLEGGADQADVIRGLVSAGIPVMAHVGLRPQNVHVLGGYKVQRDEARLMNDARAAQESGAFATVLECIPAEIAAKITKTLMIPTIGIGAGVNCDGQVLVVNDLIGITSGYVPKFVKAYADVKSTIADAVTRFRDDVRSGKFPGPEQAFH